The following proteins are co-located in the Clavibacter capsici genome:
- a CDS encoding GNAT family N-acetyltransferase translates to MTAIEVRALAAPEVGRLEREEPPGRGFVRAMWELQEAGGSTLLVAWDGDRPLGSGQLDLRGDVPELRNLRVDEAARGRGAGTAIIREAERQVGPGGRLTVRVGLDNPRARALYERLGYRGTGEMTTTSYEYVDDDGVVRQATETDETLAKRLG, encoded by the coding sequence GTGACGGCGATCGAGGTCCGCGCGCTCGCGGCCCCGGAGGTCGGGCGGCTCGAGCGCGAGGAGCCGCCCGGCCGCGGCTTCGTGCGGGCGATGTGGGAGCTGCAGGAGGCGGGGGGATCCACGCTGCTCGTCGCGTGGGACGGCGACCGACCGCTCGGATCGGGCCAGCTCGACCTCCGCGGCGACGTGCCCGAGCTGCGCAACCTGCGCGTGGACGAGGCCGCGCGGGGGCGGGGAGCGGGCACGGCGATCATCCGCGAGGCGGAGCGGCAGGTCGGACCCGGCGGCCGCCTGACCGTGCGCGTCGGCCTCGACAACCCGCGGGCCCGGGCGCTGTACGAGCGGCTCGGCTACCGCGGCACGGGGGAGATGACGACGACCTCCTACGAGTACGTGGACGACGACGGGGTCGTCCGGCAGGCGACCGAGACGGACGAGACGCTGGCGAAGCGCCTGGGGTGA
- a CDS encoding DUF6584 family protein: MDEAGAIARAEAMRADGERAKGIQSLRSRVEAHPSERAARRLLAEWYRDDGTHDQAGRWGIVFPGWTTTYERDRTARLFAASYPVGGDVRAFLHLPAGPVPEDARLLTARIPVQRELLSRRAQPPTPGPLPGPPGPMDGYAPVVGIIAFVLFLVDIAVTLGGVLLGVAMGSITRWVSLGVVVLAAAAVVLGLVNAFLTPARPVVEEADEGEALTDPPAADAPGGS; the protein is encoded by the coding sequence ATGGACGAGGCTGGGGCGATCGCGCGCGCCGAGGCGATGCGGGCGGACGGCGAGCGGGCCAAGGGGATCCAGTCGCTGCGGTCGCGCGTCGAGGCGCATCCATCCGAGCGGGCCGCCCGACGCCTGCTCGCCGAGTGGTACCGCGACGACGGCACGCACGACCAGGCCGGCCGGTGGGGCATCGTGTTCCCCGGGTGGACGACCACCTACGAGCGCGACCGCACCGCGCGGCTCTTCGCGGCCTCGTACCCGGTGGGCGGCGACGTGCGCGCGTTCCTGCACCTGCCCGCGGGGCCGGTGCCGGAGGACGCGCGGCTGCTGACGGCGCGGATCCCGGTGCAGCGGGAGCTGCTGTCCCGCCGGGCCCAGCCGCCGACGCCGGGACCGCTCCCGGGACCACCGGGTCCGATGGACGGCTACGCCCCGGTCGTGGGCATCATCGCGTTCGTCCTCTTCCTCGTCGACATCGCCGTGACCCTCGGCGGGGTCCTCCTCGGCGTGGCGATGGGCTCCATCACGCGCTGGGTCTCGCTCGGGGTCGTGGTGCTCGCGGCGGCTGCGGTCGTGCTGGGCCTGGTCAACGCCTTCCTGACCCCGGCGCGGCCGGTCGTCGAGGAGGCGGACGAGGGCGAGGCGCTGACGGATCCGCCCGCCGCCGACGCGCCCGGCGGGTCGTGA
- a CDS encoding M1 family metallopeptidase, with translation MRAPTGPASGDGYTPEVGSSAYAVERYDLDLDYRVARNRLKARAVVTAVAREILPRFELDLTGLRANDVRVDGRRETRHVQRGGRLVVTPAAPIPAGASFTVDVAYSGEPGPRRTTWGELGWEELSDGVLVASQPSGASTWFPCNDRPDDRAAFRIRVACEVDYSVIASGRLVSRLVRSGRATWTYEQDAPTAPYLATVQIGRYAERRVPAGSTEAVFAYPKPREARVLQDLALVPRMMTFFETLFGPYPFDEYRVVVTDDELEIPLEAQAMAVLGANHADGTGGSERLVAHELAHQWFGNHVGLASWQHIWLNEGFACYAEWLWSEESGGPTADQLARQHHARLVRDGTRLGIGDPGPEAMFDDVVYKRGALAVHALRLTLGDAAWRALLLRWTDPAWTAPRTTADLVGAAGDAGALLRAWLAAGPVPQLPRVGRR, from the coding sequence GTGAGGGCCCCGACGGGTCCCGCGTCCGGCGACGGCTACACCCCCGAGGTCGGCTCCTCCGCGTACGCGGTCGAGCGCTACGACCTCGACCTCGACTACCGCGTGGCCCGCAACCGGCTCAAGGCGCGCGCGGTCGTCACGGCGGTGGCGCGCGAGATCCTCCCCCGCTTCGAGCTCGACCTCACGGGCCTCCGCGCGAACGACGTGCGCGTCGACGGCCGCCGCGAGACCCGGCACGTGCAGCGCGGCGGGCGGCTCGTGGTCACGCCGGCGGCGCCGATCCCCGCGGGCGCCTCGTTCACGGTCGACGTCGCCTACTCCGGCGAGCCCGGACCGCGCCGCACGACCTGGGGCGAGCTCGGCTGGGAGGAGCTCAGCGACGGCGTGCTCGTCGCGTCGCAGCCGAGCGGCGCGTCCACCTGGTTCCCCTGCAACGACCGGCCGGACGACCGGGCCGCGTTCCGGATCCGCGTCGCGTGCGAGGTCGACTACTCGGTGATCGCGAGCGGCCGCCTCGTCTCCCGCCTGGTGCGCTCCGGCCGCGCCACCTGGACGTACGAGCAGGACGCGCCCACCGCGCCGTACCTCGCGACCGTGCAGATCGGCCGGTACGCCGAGCGGCGGGTGCCCGCCGGATCCACCGAGGCCGTCTTCGCCTACCCGAAGCCGCGCGAGGCCCGCGTGCTGCAGGACCTCGCGCTCGTGCCGCGCATGATGACGTTCTTCGAGACGCTGTTCGGGCCGTACCCGTTCGACGAGTACCGCGTGGTGGTCACGGACGACGAGCTGGAGATCCCGCTCGAGGCGCAGGCGATGGCCGTGCTCGGCGCGAACCACGCCGACGGCACGGGCGGATCCGAGCGGCTCGTCGCCCACGAGCTCGCGCACCAGTGGTTCGGCAACCACGTGGGCCTCGCGTCGTGGCAGCACATCTGGCTCAACGAGGGCTTCGCCTGCTACGCCGAGTGGCTGTGGTCGGAGGAGTCCGGCGGGCCGACCGCGGACCAGCTGGCCCGCCAGCACCACGCCCGCCTCGTGCGCGACGGCACGCGGCTCGGCATCGGCGATCCCGGGCCCGAGGCGATGTTCGACGACGTCGTCTACAAGCGCGGCGCCCTCGCGGTGCACGCGCTGCGGCTCACGCTCGGTGACGCGGCATGGCGCGCGCTGCTGCTGCGCTGGACGGATCCGGCGTGGACCGCCCCGCGCACCACGGCCGACCTCGTCGGCGCGGCGGGCGACGCGGGCGCGCTGCTGCGGGCGTGGCTCGCCGCCGGGCCGGTGCCGCAGCTGCCGCGGGTCGGGCGGCGCTGA
- a CDS encoding YcnI family copper-binding membrane protein translates to MTRSSTPAPRSRRILRSATALVGGVALAVAVPLAASAHVRVSPDTAAAGSYSTLTFKVPTESATATTTSVTVDLPKDTPFSSLSTEPVPGWTAKVTTEELDTPVKTDDATITDAPIEVTWTADDGVGLKAGEFQRFTVSVGPVPETGSIMMPAHQGYSDGSVVDWDEATPASGEEPEHPAPTLYVQDAPPADAMSSMTTTPAADATVTAAADPSASTSAVAVGLGVGGLALGAVSLVVAVFALTRVRRETGDRA, encoded by the coding sequence ATGACCCGCTCATCCACCCCCGCTCCCCGCAGTCGCCGGATCCTCCGCTCGGCCACCGCGCTCGTCGGCGGCGTCGCGCTCGCCGTCGCCGTGCCGCTCGCGGCCTCCGCGCACGTCCGCGTCTCGCCCGACACGGCGGCCGCCGGCAGCTACAGCACGCTGACGTTCAAGGTCCCCACCGAGTCCGCCACCGCGACCACGACGAGCGTGACCGTCGACCTGCCGAAGGACACCCCGTTCTCCAGCCTCTCCACCGAGCCCGTGCCCGGCTGGACCGCGAAGGTCACGACGGAGGAGCTCGACACCCCCGTGAAGACGGACGACGCGACCATCACCGACGCGCCCATCGAGGTCACCTGGACCGCCGACGACGGCGTGGGCCTCAAGGCCGGCGAGTTCCAGCGCTTCACGGTCTCCGTCGGACCCGTGCCGGAGACCGGCAGCATCATGATGCCCGCCCACCAGGGCTACTCCGACGGCTCGGTCGTCGACTGGGACGAGGCCACCCCCGCGTCCGGCGAGGAGCCGGAGCACCCCGCGCCCACGCTCTACGTGCAGGACGCGCCGCCCGCCGACGCCATGAGCTCGATGACGACCACGCCCGCCGCCGACGCGACCGTCACCGCGGCCGCCGACCCCAGCGCGTCGACCAGCGCGGTCGCGGTGGGCCTCGGCGTGGGCGGCCTCGCCCTCGGCGCGGTCTCGCTCGTGGTCGCGGTGTTCGCGCTGACCCGCGTGCGCCGCGAGACCGGCGACCGCGCGTGA
- a CDS encoding LysR substrate-binding domain-containing protein, producing the protein MLEMRRLRLLRELKLRGTIGAVADALSFSPSSVSQQLSQLEREAGVTLLRRVGRRVVLTPQAEILVEHTTALLERLERAETEVNASLANVSGTIRLAAFQSALLALVPPALTILRDDYPDLRVEITMREPESGLHDVWARDHDLVIAEQYPAHAAPRPADLDREELCVDPLRLGLPPGRDDVRSISDARRLPWVMEPAGTASRHFAEQVCRVAGFEPDVRYVTADLQAHIDLVRAGHAASVLPDLVWAGREPDVRLIGLPGSPRRTVFTSSRVGSLDRPGIRACRDALARAARTMGQGAG; encoded by the coding sequence GTGCTCGAGATGCGACGGCTGCGGCTCCTGCGCGAGCTGAAGCTCCGCGGCACCATCGGCGCGGTCGCCGACGCGCTCTCGTTCAGCCCGTCGTCGGTGTCGCAGCAGCTGTCGCAGCTGGAGCGGGAGGCGGGCGTGACGCTGCTGCGCCGGGTCGGCCGGCGGGTGGTGCTCACGCCGCAGGCCGAGATCCTCGTCGAGCACACGACGGCCCTGCTCGAGCGGCTGGAGCGCGCCGAGACCGAGGTGAACGCGTCGCTCGCGAACGTGTCCGGCACCATCCGCCTGGCGGCGTTCCAGTCCGCGCTGCTCGCCCTCGTGCCGCCGGCGCTCACGATCCTCCGCGACGACTACCCGGACCTCCGGGTGGAGATCACGATGCGCGAGCCCGAGTCGGGCCTGCACGACGTGTGGGCGCGCGACCACGACCTCGTCATCGCCGAGCAGTACCCGGCGCACGCGGCGCCGCGGCCGGCCGACCTCGACCGCGAGGAGCTCTGCGTGGATCCGCTCCGCCTGGGCCTCCCGCCCGGCCGCGACGACGTGCGCTCGATCTCCGACGCGCGCCGCCTGCCGTGGGTGATGGAGCCCGCGGGCACGGCCTCCCGGCACTTCGCCGAGCAGGTGTGCCGGGTCGCGGGCTTCGAGCCGGACGTGCGGTACGTGACCGCGGATCTGCAGGCGCACATCGACCTCGTGCGCGCCGGCCACGCGGCGTCCGTGCTGCCCGACCTCGTGTGGGCGGGGCGCGAGCCCGACGTGCGCCTGATCGGCCTGCCGGGATCGCCGCGGCGCACGGTCTTCACGTCGTCGCGCGTCGGCAGCCTCGACCGGCCGGGGATCCGCGCCTGCCGCGACGCCCTGGCGCGCGCGGCCCGCACCATGGGCCAGGGCGCGGGCTGA
- a CDS encoding proline dehydrogenase family protein, which yields MQGAIRAGGILGPVLPQVVVPVARRVLREMVGHLIVDATSDKLGPAIEKLREGGSRLNLNLLGEAVLGEKEAARRLEGTRELLARDDVDYVSIKVSSVVSQLSMWAFDEAVDKVVERLTPLYELAIASPRPKFINLDMEEYKDLDLTIEVFTRVLDQPQLKDLEAGIVLQAYLPDALAGLQRLTAWAQERRAAGGAPIKVRIVKGANLAMEQVDGRMHDWPVATWGTKEQTDTHYKRMLEHALQPAAADAVKVGVAGHNLFDVAYAWLLAEERGVTDRIEFEMLLGMATGQAEAVKRTVGGLLLYTPVVHPTEFDVAISYLIRRLEENASQENFMSAVFELSTSSELFAREESRFRSSLAAVDDAIPAPNRTQDRRFPPELDDVDPLAEPEAPEEPEEEVDPQLTSVVQGFTRGSLLTPEALVDPDASTTPFHNAADTDPALPTNRAWGREILSRVAASQLGVATIEAARIDSTDQLDDIIDGVRTAAAAWGARPGDQRAALLHRVGVAIERNRARLIEVMASETGKTIAEADPEVSEAVDFAHYYAERARDLDRVQGARFVPSRVTVVAPPWNFPVAIPAGSMLAALAAGSGVVVKPAGQARRSGAVLVEALREAGVPRELLALVDAGEAEYGEHLISHPAVDRVILTGGYETAEVFRSWRSDLPLLAETSGKNAIIVTPSADLDLAAADVVKSAFGHAGQKCSAASLVILVGSVGRSRRFLTQLTDAVSSLRVGYPSDPTTQMGPIIEPAAGKLKHALTQLGVGEKWLVEPEAKDETGRLWSPGVRDGVKPGSYFHLTEFFGPVLGVMRARNLEEAIRFQNAIPYGLTAGLHSLDARELEQWLETVEAGNLYVNRGITGAIVQRQPFGGWKRSSVGSGTKAGGPNYLMGLGSWISDEGRHSSSLHLRGLSPRVTELIESAQPAIRYEDFDLVRRSALSDAVAWHDEFGQVKDPSGLGVERNLFRYRPLPVTVRLTESGALADLLRVLAAGRLARAEMHVSVPGILPAGLGQVLDDLPSVHVTIETDDAWLARVAADGIATERVRLVAARDSRLVEARALSDALRGTPDVAVFADEVTAAGRVEMLTFLREQAISITAHRFGNPDDWSEAVI from the coding sequence ATGCAGGGCGCGATCCGCGCGGGCGGCATCCTCGGCCCCGTCCTCCCGCAGGTCGTCGTGCCGGTCGCGCGCCGCGTGCTGCGCGAGATGGTCGGCCACCTCATCGTCGACGCCACGAGCGACAAGCTGGGCCCGGCCATCGAGAAGCTGCGCGAGGGCGGATCCCGCCTGAACCTCAACCTGCTCGGCGAGGCCGTGCTCGGCGAGAAGGAGGCCGCGCGCCGCCTCGAGGGCACGCGCGAGCTGCTCGCCCGCGACGACGTGGACTACGTCTCCATCAAGGTCTCCAGCGTCGTCTCGCAGCTGTCGATGTGGGCGTTCGACGAGGCCGTCGACAAGGTCGTCGAGCGGCTCACCCCGCTGTACGAGCTGGCGATCGCGTCGCCGCGCCCCAAGTTCATCAACCTCGACATGGAGGAGTACAAGGACCTCGACCTCACCATCGAGGTCTTCACGCGCGTGCTCGACCAGCCGCAGCTCAAGGACCTCGAGGCCGGGATCGTGCTCCAGGCGTACCTGCCCGACGCGCTCGCGGGCCTCCAGCGGCTCACGGCGTGGGCGCAGGAGCGGCGCGCGGCGGGCGGGGCGCCCATCAAGGTCCGCATCGTCAAGGGCGCGAACCTCGCGATGGAGCAGGTCGACGGCCGGATGCACGACTGGCCCGTCGCCACCTGGGGCACCAAGGAGCAGACCGACACGCACTACAAGCGCATGCTCGAGCACGCGCTCCAGCCGGCCGCGGCCGACGCCGTGAAGGTCGGCGTCGCCGGCCACAACCTCTTCGACGTCGCGTACGCGTGGCTGCTCGCCGAGGAGCGCGGCGTCACCGACCGGATCGAGTTCGAGATGCTGCTCGGCATGGCGACCGGCCAGGCCGAGGCCGTGAAGCGCACGGTCGGCGGGCTCCTCCTCTACACGCCCGTCGTGCACCCCACCGAGTTCGACGTGGCCATCTCGTACCTCATCCGCCGCCTGGAGGAGAACGCGAGCCAGGAGAACTTCATGTCGGCGGTGTTCGAGCTGAGCACGTCGTCCGAGCTGTTCGCCCGGGAGGAGTCGCGGTTCCGCTCGTCGCTCGCGGCCGTCGACGACGCGATCCCCGCGCCGAACCGGACGCAGGACCGCCGCTTCCCGCCGGAGCTCGACGACGTGGATCCGCTCGCCGAGCCCGAGGCGCCGGAGGAGCCCGAGGAGGAGGTCGACCCGCAGCTCACGAGCGTGGTCCAGGGCTTCACGCGCGGCTCGCTGCTGACGCCCGAGGCGCTCGTCGACCCCGACGCCTCCACCACGCCGTTCCACAACGCGGCGGACACGGATCCGGCGCTGCCGACGAACCGGGCATGGGGCCGCGAGATCCTGTCGCGCGTCGCCGCCTCGCAGCTCGGCGTCGCGACCATCGAGGCCGCGCGCATCGACTCCACCGACCAGCTGGACGACATCATCGACGGCGTGCGCACCGCTGCCGCCGCGTGGGGCGCCCGCCCCGGCGACCAGCGCGCGGCGCTCCTGCACCGCGTCGGCGTCGCGATCGAGCGCAACCGCGCGCGCCTCATCGAGGTCATGGCGTCGGAGACCGGCAAGACCATCGCCGAGGCCGACCCCGAGGTCAGCGAGGCCGTCGACTTCGCGCACTACTACGCCGAGCGCGCCCGCGACCTCGACCGCGTGCAGGGCGCCCGCTTCGTGCCGTCGCGCGTCACCGTCGTCGCGCCGCCGTGGAACTTCCCCGTCGCGATCCCCGCGGGCAGCATGCTCGCGGCCCTCGCCGCCGGCAGCGGCGTGGTCGTGAAGCCCGCCGGCCAGGCCCGTCGCTCCGGTGCCGTGCTCGTCGAGGCGCTCCGCGAGGCCGGCGTGCCGCGGGAGCTCCTCGCGCTCGTCGACGCGGGCGAGGCCGAGTACGGCGAGCACCTCATCTCGCACCCGGCGGTCGACCGCGTGATCCTCACGGGCGGCTACGAGACCGCCGAGGTGTTCCGCTCCTGGAGGAGCGACCTCCCGCTCCTCGCCGAGACCAGCGGCAAGAACGCGATCATCGTCACGCCCAGCGCCGACCTCGACCTGGCCGCGGCCGACGTCGTGAAGAGCGCGTTCGGCCACGCCGGCCAGAAGTGCTCGGCGGCGAGCCTCGTGATCCTCGTCGGCTCGGTCGGCAGGTCCCGCCGCTTCCTCACCCAGCTCACCGACGCCGTGTCGTCGCTGCGCGTCGGCTACCCGTCGGATCCCACCACGCAGATGGGCCCGATCATCGAGCCCGCCGCGGGCAAGCTCAAGCACGCGCTCACGCAGCTGGGCGTCGGCGAGAAGTGGCTCGTCGAGCCCGAGGCGAAGGACGAGACCGGCCGCCTCTGGTCGCCGGGCGTCCGCGACGGCGTGAAGCCCGGGTCGTACTTCCACCTCACCGAGTTCTTCGGCCCCGTGCTCGGCGTGATGCGCGCGCGGAACCTCGAGGAGGCGATCCGCTTCCAGAACGCGATCCCCTACGGCCTCACCGCGGGCCTCCACAGCCTCGACGCGCGCGAGCTCGAGCAGTGGCTCGAGACCGTGGAGGCGGGCAACCTCTACGTGAACCGCGGGATCACGGGCGCGATCGTGCAGCGCCAGCCGTTCGGCGGCTGGAAGCGCTCCTCGGTCGGGTCCGGGACGAAGGCCGGCGGCCCGAACTACCTCATGGGCCTCGGCTCGTGGATCTCCGACGAGGGCCGGCACTCGAGCTCGCTGCACCTGCGCGGGCTGTCGCCGCGGGTCACGGAGCTCATCGAGTCGGCGCAGCCCGCCATCCGCTACGAGGACTTCGACCTCGTCCGCCGCTCGGCGCTCAGCGACGCGGTGGCCTGGCACGACGAGTTCGGCCAGGTGAAGGACCCGAGCGGCCTCGGCGTCGAGCGGAACCTCTTCCGCTACCGGCCGCTGCCCGTCACGGTGCGGCTCACGGAGTCGGGCGCGCTCGCCGACCTGCTGCGCGTGCTCGCGGCCGGGCGGCTGGCGCGCGCCGAGATGCACGTGTCGGTCCCGGGGATCCTCCCGGCCGGCCTCGGCCAGGTGCTCGACGACCTGCCGAGCGTGCACGTGACCATCGAGACGGACGACGCGTGGCTCGCCCGCGTCGCCGCCGACGGCATCGCGACCGAGCGCGTGCGGCTCGTCGCCGCGCGGGACTCGCGGCTCGTGGAGGCCCGGGCCCTGTCCGACGCGCTCCGCGGCACGCCCGACGTCGCGGTCTTCGCCGACGAGGTCACCGCGGCCGGCCGCGTCGAGATGCTCACGTTCCTGCGCGAGCAGGCGATCAGCATCACGGCCCACCGCTTCGGCAACCCGGACGACTGGAGCGAGGCGGTCATCTAG
- a CDS encoding copper resistance CopC family protein gives MTPEDRIRPRDGRRPAARRGPLRRVAAALAGASLAAAAVALVGLAQGSGPDGALSASAHNYLVSSSPAAGSTIDAPPSEVTLTFNDVILDLGTAGGAGAGDATAGSAPAAGGSSVVQVTGPDDRHFETGCATDAGRAVSVPVALGASGEYRVTWRVVSADGHPVSDSIAFTYQAPAGAEAAAGTADGPGCAAVSPGGSASSGGSAGSADAGSSAADPGTAAGQEQGVAPYLGVIVGVGIGIVVLAAAAVVLIVVTGRRKPAGAAATDAARDPEGGPPGA, from the coding sequence GTGACGCCCGAGGACCGGATCCGCCCCCGCGACGGTCGGCGCCCGGCGGCGCGACGGGGACCGCTCCGGCGGGTCGCCGCCGCGCTCGCCGGCGCCTCCCTGGCCGCGGCCGCGGTCGCGCTCGTCGGGCTGGCGCAGGGCAGCGGGCCGGACGGCGCGCTGTCGGCGTCCGCGCACAACTACCTCGTGTCGAGCTCGCCCGCGGCCGGATCCACGATCGACGCGCCGCCGTCGGAGGTCACGCTGACCTTCAACGACGTGATCCTCGACCTCGGCACGGCCGGGGGAGCCGGCGCCGGCGACGCGACCGCCGGGTCCGCGCCCGCCGCGGGCGGCTCGTCCGTCGTGCAGGTGACGGGACCCGACGACCGGCACTTCGAGACCGGCTGCGCCACCGACGCCGGACGCGCGGTGTCCGTGCCGGTCGCGCTCGGCGCCTCCGGCGAGTACCGGGTGACGTGGCGCGTGGTCTCGGCCGACGGGCATCCGGTCTCCGACTCGATCGCGTTCACGTACCAGGCGCCCGCCGGCGCCGAGGCCGCGGCGGGCACGGCCGACGGCCCGGGCTGCGCGGCGGTCTCGCCGGGCGGGTCCGCGTCCTCCGGCGGCTCGGCGGGATCCGCGGACGCGGGCTCGTCCGCCGCGGACCCGGGCACCGCCGCCGGCCAGGAGCAGGGCGTCGCGCCCTACCTCGGCGTCATCGTCGGCGTGGGCATCGGCATCGTCGTGCTCGCGGCGGCCGCGGTGGTCCTCATCGTGGTGACCGGCCGGCGGAAGCCCGCCGGGGCGGCCGCGACGGACGCCGCGCGCGACCCCGAGGGCGGGCCGCCCGGCGCCTGA
- a CDS encoding 4'-phosphopantetheinyl transferase family protein encodes MTHVAVVRVTVAAWADRPARTAAGRDALRALAAELVGADPADVTVRARCATCGGAHGRPVLGGSRALDALHASVTHAGDAVVVAVSADGPIGIDAEPRGRETPPGMALADWVRIEAVLKADGRGLRVEPTRVRFADDAGGVVAWIDGEAARYRVLDADLGSDLLAAVALRGEGELDVRIHRPAGRGA; translated from the coding sequence GTGACCCACGTCGCCGTCGTGCGGGTGACGGTCGCCGCGTGGGCGGATCGCCCCGCGCGCACCGCCGCCGGCCGGGACGCGCTGCGCGCGCTCGCCGCGGAGCTCGTGGGCGCGGATCCCGCCGACGTCACCGTCCGCGCCCGCTGCGCCACGTGCGGCGGCGCGCACGGGCGGCCGGTGCTCGGCGGATCCCGCGCCCTCGACGCCCTGCACGCGAGCGTCACGCACGCGGGCGACGCGGTGGTGGTCGCGGTGAGCGCCGACGGCCCGATCGGGATCGACGCCGAGCCGCGCGGCCGGGAGACGCCGCCCGGGATGGCCCTGGCCGATTGGGTGCGCATCGAGGCGGTGCTGAAGGCCGACGGGCGCGGGCTCCGCGTGGAGCCGACGCGCGTGCGGTTCGCGGATGACGCGGGAGGCGTCGTCGCGTGGATCGACGGCGAGGCCGCGCGCTACCGCGTGCTCGACGCAGACCTCGGGTCGGACCTGCTCGCGGCGGTCGCGCTGCGGGGCGAGGGGGAGCTGGACGTCCGGATCCATCGCCCCGCGGGCCGAGGCGCGTGA